In Calothrix sp. PCC 7507, one DNA window encodes the following:
- a CDS encoding 1-acyl-sn-glycerol-3-phosphate acyltransferase, whose protein sequence is MSLNSPLEMSRAFLAALSTQMFCYYEDRIPRDASVLVVSNHRSFMDAMVLMAALSSPIRFACHHYMGQVPIMREIVTGPLGCFPLEESQHRQQSFFQQSEILLQSKQMVGVFPEGTEPMVKFTQASQLGNFQRGFAHLALRADVNDLAILPMAIASLEEVNTPAFPLRLLSLFDPSEPAFQQPGWHPLVLYRRVAVLIGNPYWIKPQYQAKYQGKRAKTVVTELTEHCHHEIVNLLRQGCY, encoded by the coding sequence ATGAGTCTAAATAGCCCCCTAGAGATGTCTCGCGCTTTCTTGGCGGCACTCTCGACCCAAATGTTTTGCTATTATGAGGATCGTATTCCCAGAGATGCGAGCGTGTTAGTGGTGAGTAACCATCGCAGTTTTATGGATGCAATGGTTTTAATGGCGGCGCTATCGAGTCCGATTCGCTTTGCTTGTCATCACTACATGGGACAAGTACCAATCATGCGAGAGATTGTCACAGGGCCATTGGGGTGCTTTCCTTTAGAAGAAAGCCAACATCGCCAGCAGAGCTTTTTCCAGCAGTCAGAAATTTTGTTGCAGTCTAAGCAGATGGTGGGGGTATTTCCAGAGGGAACTGAGCCAATGGTAAAATTTACTCAAGCCTCTCAATTAGGTAACTTTCAGCGGGGTTTTGCTCATTTGGCATTGCGAGCTGATGTAAATGATTTGGCTATTTTGCCAATGGCGATCGCCTCCTTAGAAGAAGTAAATACTCCTGCTTTCCCTCTACGGTTGTTGAGTTTGTTTGACCCTTCAGAACCGGCATTTCAGCAGCCAGGTTGGCATCCCTTGGTTTTATATCGTCGGGTTGCCGTATTAATTGGTAATCCTTATTGGATTAAGCCTCAATATCAAGCAAAATATCAGGGAAAAAGAGCAAAAACTGTTGTTACTGAACTAACAGAACACTGTCATCATGAAATCGTGAATTTACTGCGTCAAGGTTGTTATTAA
- the metG gene encoding methionine--tRNA ligase, whose translation MNLVNKTEKTFALTTPLYYVNDIPHIGSAYTTIAADVVARFQRQLGNRVLLITGTDEHGQKIQRTAETLGKAPQEFCDQIVPSFVSLWELLNIQFDRFSRTTAPRHEAIVKEFFGRVWEAGDIYLGQQKGWYCVSCEEFKEERDLLEGHRCPIHTNKEVEWRDEQNYFFRLSKYQTQLTEFYQSHPDFIQPSSRRNEVLSFVNQGLQDFSISRVNLDWGFPVPNDPKHTLYVWFDALLGYVTALLEPDAEPTLENALAKWWPINLHLIGKDILRFHAVYWPAMLISAGLPLPDRVFGHGFLTKDGQKMGKSLGNTLDPVGLVQQYGSDAVRYYFLKEIEFGKDGDFNEVRFINVLNADLANDLGNLLNRTLNMVKKYCAGNVPPVANTAMTAENPLKAMGSHLGEQVKQAYEALAFNQACEGVLLLVRASNKFIDEQAPWSLYKQGQQQALAEVLYAVLESVRLAAYLLSPVIPNISNDIYQQLGFGINFNDQIESAIAAPFCTHAEWGLLSSEQQLGTPQPVFKRLEPLKND comes from the coding sequence ATGAATCTAGTGAATAAAACAGAAAAGACATTTGCACTGACAACGCCGCTTTATTATGTAAACGATATACCCCACATAGGTAGTGCTTATACAACGATCGCCGCTGATGTCGTAGCACGGTTTCAGAGGCAGTTGGGAAACCGAGTACTACTGATTACAGGTACAGATGAGCATGGGCAAAAAATCCAGCGGACAGCCGAGACTTTAGGAAAAGCACCGCAAGAATTTTGTGATCAAATCGTTCCTAGCTTTGTCAGCCTGTGGGAATTATTAAACATTCAATTCGATCGCTTCAGTCGGACTACGGCGCCTCGTCACGAAGCGATCGTCAAGGAATTCTTTGGGCGTGTATGGGAAGCCGGGGATATATATTTAGGACAACAAAAAGGCTGGTATTGCGTATCCTGTGAAGAATTCAAAGAAGAACGGGATCTACTAGAAGGACACCGTTGTCCAATTCACACTAACAAAGAAGTCGAGTGGCGAGACGAGCAGAACTACTTTTTTCGCTTATCTAAATATCAAACTCAACTCACAGAATTTTATCAATCTCACCCAGATTTCATTCAACCATCAAGCCGCCGTAACGAAGTCTTAAGCTTCGTGAATCAGGGGTTACAAGACTTTTCGATTTCGCGGGTAAATTTAGACTGGGGCTTTCCTGTACCAAATGATCCCAAACATACCCTTTATGTCTGGTTTGATGCTTTGCTAGGTTATGTCACAGCATTATTGGAACCCGATGCTGAACCAACCTTAGAAAACGCTTTAGCCAAATGGTGGCCAATCAATTTACACCTAATTGGCAAGGATATCCTGCGCTTTCATGCAGTGTATTGGCCAGCAATGCTAATCTCTGCTGGCTTACCCTTGCCAGACAGAGTATTTGGGCATGGATTTTTGACCAAAGATGGTCAGAAAATGGGTAAAAGCCTAGGGAATACCCTTGATCCCGTAGGTCTAGTCCAGCAATATGGTAGCGACGCCGTTCGTTATTACTTCCTTAAGGAAATCGAATTTGGCAAAGATGGCGATTTTAATGAAGTTAGATTCATTAATGTTCTGAATGCAGATTTGGCAAATGATTTAGGCAACTTGCTCAATCGCACCTTGAACATGGTGAAGAAATACTGTGCCGGCAATGTGCCACCAGTCGCAAATACAGCCATGACTGCTGAAAATCCTTTAAAAGCGATGGGTTCACATCTAGGGGAACAGGTAAAACAAGCCTACGAAGCGCTAGCTTTCAATCAAGCTTGCGAGGGCGTCCTTTTGCTGGTACGGGCTAGCAATAAGTTTATTGATGAACAAGCTCCTTGGTCATTATATAAGCAGGGACAGCAGCAAGCATTAGCAGAAGTGCTATATGCAGTTCTAGAATCAGTTAGACTAGCAGCTTATCTCCTGTCTCCAGTGATTCCGAATATCAGTAACGATATTTATCAACAACTGGGTTTTGGAATCAACTTTAACGATCAAATAGAAAGTGCTATTGCTGCACCTTTTTGCACCCATGCTGAATGGGGGTTACTATCCAGTGAACAACAATTGGGTACACCCCAGCCAGTTTTTAAGCGACTAGAACCCCTAAAAAACGATTAG
- a CDS encoding NYN domain-containing protein, whose protein sequence is MLNNLENDSIFTPEQVLENRGRVAIFIDGSNLFYAALQLGIEIDYTKLLCRLTGGSRLLRAFFYTGVDRTNEKQQGFLLWMRRNGYRVIAKDLVQLPDGSKKANLDVEIAVDMMALVDSYDTAVLVSGDGDLAYAVNSVSYRGVRVEVVSLRSMTSDSLINVSDRYIDLEAIKEDIQKTPRQSYPYRPLSTIGFLEDPRDTDGQLEIQD, encoded by the coding sequence ATGTTGAATAATTTGGAAAATGATTCGATATTTACACCAGAACAAGTTTTGGAAAATAGAGGTCGAGTCGCTATATTTATTGATGGCTCAAATCTGTTTTATGCCGCACTACAACTTGGAATCGAAATTGATTACACGAAGTTGCTATGTCGATTAACTGGCGGTTCTAGACTGCTACGGGCTTTTTTCTACACAGGGGTAGACCGGACTAACGAGAAGCAACAAGGGTTTCTCTTGTGGATGCGTCGTAACGGCTATCGAGTCATCGCTAAGGATTTGGTACAGCTACCAGATGGCTCAAAAAAAGCCAATCTGGATGTAGAAATAGCCGTAGATATGATGGCTTTGGTAGATTCATACGATACAGCTGTGTTAGTCAGTGGTGATGGAGATTTAGCCTACGCCGTGAATTCAGTTAGTTATCGCGGTGTGCGGGTTGAGGTTGTGAGTTTGCGCTCCATGACTAGTGATAGCTTAATCAATGTGAGCGATCGCTACATTGACTTAGAAGCCATCAAAGAAGACATCCAAAAAACTCCTCGTCAAAGCTATCCATATCGACCATTATCCACTATAGGTTTCTTAGAAGACCCCAGAGATACTGACGGACAGCTAGAAATCCAAGACTAA
- the lptC gene encoding LPS export ABC transporter periplasmic protein LptC — translation MQLKCRLAYLALTFFLLIGLVACGGRSPKASKPNASGSPEQDENSKLTFFGVAFEQFDEVGRPVWKVNAKEAKYTKEKQIGQAESPSGELYQDGKVVYQIKAEKADVEQDGKRLFLKGKIEATDPRNGIVLRGNELEWRPKEDLLIVRNQLQGTHKQLQAVAQEARVKTREQRMEFSGGVVANSADPQVQMRTEHLLWQIKEEKLIGDRPVQIDHYKNNQISDRGRGNAAEVDLKTKIATIKQNAQIEVLNPPIQIASNSIAWNISAETVSTNSPVRVVHKTENVTVTANQGEMKIPQKTVYLKGNVNAIGHRRQSLQSQTLTWFLDNKLVEAQGDVVYKQADPPLNFTGETAVGNLQTENIVVRGGSNKGRVITEIIPRGKVQGQ, via the coding sequence ATGCAACTTAAATGCCGGCTAGCTTACCTAGCTTTAACCTTTTTCTTGCTAATTGGTTTGGTTGCTTGTGGGGGTAGATCCCCTAAAGCTTCTAAACCAAATGCTTCTGGTTCCCCTGAACAAGATGAGAATAGTAAGCTGACTTTTTTTGGTGTTGCTTTTGAACAGTTTGATGAAGTAGGGCGACCAGTTTGGAAAGTTAATGCAAAAGAAGCAAAATATACTAAAGAAAAACAAATTGGTCAGGCTGAAAGTCCATCTGGAGAACTCTACCAAGATGGCAAAGTAGTTTATCAAATCAAAGCCGAAAAAGCAGATGTTGAACAGGATGGGAAGCGGCTATTTCTTAAAGGTAAAATAGAGGCTACAGACCCTCGTAATGGCATTGTTTTGCGAGGTAATGAATTAGAGTGGCGTCCCAAAGAAGATTTATTAATTGTTCGCAACCAACTCCAAGGTACTCATAAACAATTACAAGCAGTAGCGCAAGAAGCACGAGTTAAAACCCGTGAACAACGGATGGAATTTTCGGGAGGCGTAGTAGCAAACTCCGCTGATCCCCAAGTGCAAATGCGAACTGAGCATTTACTTTGGCAAATCAAAGAAGAAAAATTGATTGGCGATCGCCCTGTGCAAATTGACCACTACAAAAATAATCAAATTAGCGATCGTGGCCGAGGTAACGCTGCCGAAGTAGATTTAAAAACCAAGATTGCCACGATCAAACAAAACGCTCAAATAGAAGTACTAAACCCACCAATACAGATAGCGAGTAACTCTATAGCTTGGAACATCAGTGCGGAAACTGTCTCGACAAATTCGCCCGTGCGCGTGGTACATAAAACCGAAAATGTGACCGTGACTGCCAATCAAGGTGAAATGAAGATCCCACAAAAAACAGTTTATTTAAAAGGTAATGTTAATGCCATTGGACACCGTCGCCAGTCTCTGCAATCTCAAACTCTAACTTGGTTTCTCGACAATAAGTTGGTGGAAGCTCAAGGTGATGTCGTTTATAAGCAAGCCGACCCGCCATTAAATTTTACAGGTGAAACAGCCGTCGGCAATCTGCAAACCGAAAATATTGTCGTCAGAGGCGGTAGTAATAAAGGTCGGGTAATTACAGAGATTATTCCCCGGGGAAAAGTTCAGGGTCAATAG
- a CDS encoding D-alanyl-D-alanine carboxypeptidase yields the protein MLEILGSGLVSLWLEMAGVQIKPLDALDTLAWQSSPGLVLAPDPNPAGANTVQGYLKGLITSKLVAQNLVQSQGIWMQSGPMLMANHQGTIALPAASLTKIATSLVAFKTWGPNHQFETVVSATGPVVNGVLQGDLVIAGGGDPMFVWEEAIALGNTLNKMGIKQVKGNLVITGSFAMNFQRHPLLAGQFLKQTLNSATWTRPENYIHSIMPKGTPKPKVVIVGTVKLGTQANPQQNLLVRHRSLPLRQIIKEMNVYSNNEIAEMLAESVGGAAVVQSTAARLARVPNTEIQLINGSGLGPENRISPRAVCAMFMAMQREAAANQLTLADLFPMSGFEHRGTMHARHMPTGTVMKTGTLRDVSALAGVMPTRDRGLVWFAILNRGTNVSGFRAGQDQLLQNLVKQLQVAPEVPVTLAPNSVIKPLPELGATSRNEILFRS from the coding sequence ATGCTGGAAATATTAGGTTCAGGTTTGGTTTCACTTTGGTTAGAAATGGCTGGGGTACAGATCAAACCTTTAGATGCCTTGGATACATTGGCTTGGCAAAGTAGCCCTGGCTTGGTTCTTGCCCCTGATCCAAATCCAGCTGGTGCTAATACGGTACAGGGATATTTGAAAGGGTTGATCACATCAAAGCTGGTGGCGCAAAATTTGGTGCAGAGTCAGGGAATTTGGATGCAGTCGGGGCCAATGTTGATGGCTAATCACCAAGGTACGATCGCTTTACCTGCTGCTTCTTTAACCAAAATTGCAACTTCACTGGTGGCTTTTAAAACCTGGGGGCCAAACCACCAATTTGAGACTGTGGTGAGTGCCACAGGGCCAGTCGTCAATGGCGTATTACAGGGCGATTTGGTGATTGCTGGTGGCGGTGATCCGATGTTTGTATGGGAAGAAGCGATCGCTCTTGGTAATACTCTCAATAAAATGGGGATCAAGCAAGTAAAGGGAAATTTGGTGATTACTGGCAGTTTTGCGATGAATTTCCAGCGTCATCCACTGCTTGCTGGTCAGTTCCTCAAGCAAACACTGAATTCCGCTACCTGGACTCGTCCAGAAAATTATATCCACTCGATTATGCCCAAGGGCACGCCTAAGCCAAAAGTCGTGATTGTGGGGACTGTGAAACTAGGGACACAGGCAAATCCTCAACAAAACTTACTAGTTCGTCACCGTTCCTTACCTTTAAGGCAAATCATCAAGGAGATGAACGTCTACAGCAACAACGAAATAGCAGAAATGTTGGCAGAGTCGGTGGGGGGTGCAGCCGTTGTACAGTCTACAGCTGCGAGGCTGGCTAGAGTCCCAAATACGGAAATTCAGTTAATCAATGGTTCCGGACTAGGCCCAGAAAATCGCATTTCTCCTAGGGCTGTTTGCGCTATGTTTATGGCAATGCAAAGGGAAGCAGCAGCCAACCAGCTAACTCTAGCTGACTTATTCCCTATGTCTGGTTTCGAGCATCGGGGGACGATGCACGCTAGACATATGCCTACTGGTACAGTGATGAAAACAGGCACTCTCCGGGATGTTAGCGCCTTAGCTGGAGTAATGCCAACACGCGATCGCGGTTTGGTTTGGTTTGCTATCCTCAACCGTGGTACAAATGTCTCTGGTTTCCGTGCTGGACAAGACCAATTACTGCAAAATCTTGTTAAACAATTGCAAGTAGCACCGGAAGTCCCCGTTACCCTCGCACCTAATTCAGTTATCAAGCCTCTACCCGAACTAGGTGCAACCAGTCGTAATGAGATTTTGTTTAGAAGTTAG
- a CDS encoding LOG family protein, whose product MTSSASFDTLESLQADIAELIDRLPTLKHRQFIKQALTTILRLADSDIDRLDWKILSAALADMERGFELFHAYRHVRKVTIFGSARLASETPEYLMAVEFARAVSQLGFMVMTGGGGGIMQAGHEGAGRENSFGLNIHLPFEQQANPVIEGDSKLIHFKYFFTRKLFLLKESDAVALFPGGFGTQDEAFECMTLSQTGKFGPVPLVLIDPPGGDYWRSWSKYIDEQLVQKGLVSPEDPSLYTVTDDLNVACNVITRFYQVYHSSRYVGEQLVIRLTTDLSVSEVEQLNAEFSDILVKGRIEKSQVLPQEGQDETYKLPRLILYFNQRDLGRLYQMIAVINQMGTHSPEETGHPERK is encoded by the coding sequence ATGACCTCATCTGCGTCGTTTGACACATTAGAGTCTCTCCAAGCGGATATCGCTGAATTAATTGATCGCTTACCGACGTTAAAACATCGGCAATTTATTAAGCAGGCACTTACAACCATATTGCGTCTGGCGGATAGTGACATTGACCGTCTCGACTGGAAAATATTGTCGGCTGCTTTAGCAGATATGGAACGCGGCTTCGAGCTTTTTCATGCTTACCGACACGTCCGTAAAGTCACTATTTTTGGCTCTGCTCGTCTAGCCTCAGAGACCCCAGAATACCTCATGGCAGTAGAGTTTGCTCGCGCTGTTTCTCAATTGGGATTTATGGTCATGACAGGCGGTGGCGGCGGCATCATGCAAGCGGGACACGAAGGCGCTGGAAGAGAAAATTCCTTTGGCTTAAACATTCATCTGCCATTTGAACAGCAAGCCAACCCAGTGATTGAGGGTGATTCTAAGCTGATTCACTTCAAATATTTCTTTACACGTAAGCTTTTTCTCCTCAAAGAAAGTGATGCAGTAGCTTTATTTCCTGGTGGTTTCGGCACCCAAGACGAAGCTTTTGAGTGTATGACATTAAGTCAGACAGGTAAATTTGGCCCTGTACCTTTAGTATTAATAGATCCGCCGGGTGGTGATTACTGGCGGTCTTGGAGCAAATATATTGATGAGCAATTGGTGCAAAAAGGTCTGGTTAGTCCCGAAGACCCCAGTCTTTACACTGTGACAGACGACCTAAACGTGGCCTGCAATGTTATTACCCGGTTTTACCAAGTTTATCATTCTAGTCGCTATGTAGGGGAGCAGTTGGTAATCCGGCTGACGACAGATTTATCAGTATCTGAAGTAGAGCAACTCAATGCTGAATTCAGCGATATCCTTGTGAAAGGAAGGATTGAAAAAAGCCAGGTATTACCGCAAGAAGGTCAAGATGAAACATATAAGCTACCCCGTCTCATTTTGTACTTTAATCAACGAGATTTAGGTCGCTTGTATCAGATGATTGCCGTAATTAATCAAATGGGTACTCATTCACCAGAAGAAACGGGTCATCCAGAAAGGAAGTAA
- a CDS encoding GuaB3 family IMP dehydrogenase-related protein: MDIQLGRGKTARRAYGIDEIALVPGNRTLDPSLADTKWRIGNIEREIPIIASAMDGVVDVRMAVRLSQLGALGVLNLEGIQTRYADPEPILDRIAAVGKDEFVSLMQELYAEPIKPELIEQRIQEIKQQGGIAAVSTTPAGASKYGEVVVKAGADLFFVQATVVSTAHLSPESLVTLDLAEFCRSMPIPVVLGNCVTYEVTLNLLKAGAAAVLVGIGPGAACTSRGVLGVGVPQATAIADCAAARDDYYQETGNYIPVIADGGLITGGDICKCIACGADGVMIGSPFARAAEAPGRGYHWGMATPSPVLPRGTRIRVATTGSLEQILIGPAGLDDGTHNLLGALKTSMGTLGAKNIKEMQQVEVVIAPSLLTEGKVYQKAQQLGMGK; the protein is encoded by the coding sequence GTGGACATTCAACTTGGGCGGGGAAAAACAGCTCGCAGAGCCTACGGAATTGATGAAATTGCGTTAGTCCCTGGTAATAGAACACTAGATCCGAGTTTGGCAGATACTAAGTGGCGGATTGGCAATATTGAGCGAGAAATCCCCATAATTGCCAGTGCAATGGATGGCGTAGTCGATGTGCGTATGGCCGTGCGTTTATCGCAATTAGGAGCATTAGGTGTCCTCAACCTAGAGGGTATCCAAACTCGCTATGCTGACCCAGAGCCGATTTTAGATCGGATTGCCGCTGTGGGAAAAGATGAATTTGTTTCCCTGATGCAAGAACTCTATGCCGAACCCATAAAGCCAGAATTAATTGAGCAACGTATTCAGGAAATTAAACAACAAGGCGGAATTGCTGCGGTAAGTACTACCCCCGCTGGTGCAAGTAAATATGGTGAGGTGGTGGTAAAAGCTGGGGCAGATTTATTCTTTGTACAAGCCACTGTGGTTTCCACAGCACATTTATCACCAGAGTCTTTAGTCACGTTGGATTTGGCGGAATTTTGCCGCTCTATGCCAATTCCCGTGGTATTGGGCAATTGTGTGACATATGAAGTGACTTTGAATTTATTGAAAGCTGGAGCTGCTGCGGTACTCGTGGGCATTGGGCCTGGTGCTGCTTGTACCTCCCGTGGTGTGTTGGGTGTGGGAGTACCACAAGCAACAGCGATCGCCGATTGTGCCGCTGCAAGAGATGATTACTATCAGGAAACTGGCAACTATATTCCTGTAATTGCTGATGGCGGTTTAATCACGGGCGGTGACATTTGCAAATGCATTGCTTGTGGTGCCGATGGTGTGATGATTGGTTCTCCCTTCGCTAGAGCCGCTGAAGCCCCAGGACGGGGTTATCATTGGGGAATGGCAACTCCTAGCCCTGTGTTACCCCGTGGTACTCGCATCCGCGTTGCCACCACTGGTAGCCTAGAGCAAATACTCATCGGTCCAGCAGGACTAGATGACGGGACTCATAACCTCTTAGGAGCTTTAAAAACAAGTATGGGTACATTAGGAGCCAAAAACATTAAAGAAATGCAACAAGTTGAAGTTGTCATTGCTCCCTCCCTTTTAACCGAAGGCAAAGTTTACCAAAAAGCTCAACAATTAGGTATGGGTAAATAA